A portion of the Micromonospora vinacea genome contains these proteins:
- a CDS encoding golvesin C-terminal-like domain-containing protein, producing the protein MATIPWLVDVLRAAGVQVVVEGDWLNRMRPGSFDPIGVLWHHTASTSSASNPHPALGICINGRSDLPGPLCQALVDYNGVFHVISAGRCNHAGVSGGSGPIPAGDGNTLMIGWEIDYNGVNQEMTAAQYNASLAATAAVLTRLGRDSSYARGHRETSTTGKIDPSFIDLNVMRADVAARMAGGGTAWSSTVDNTTSGRFTASANWGVSSYSSQRYGADYRYADPVAASDVAWYRFNVPATANYRVEAWWPANSGYNSAAPYIVATSTGNQTVRVDQRATGGQWRILGTFTLPAGDANRVGVSRWSNATGLVVADAVRLTRV; encoded by the coding sequence ATGGCGACGATTCCCTGGCTGGTGGACGTGCTGCGCGCCGCCGGGGTCCAGGTCGTGGTCGAGGGGGACTGGCTCAACCGGATGCGGCCCGGCTCCTTCGACCCGATCGGTGTCCTCTGGCACCACACCGCCTCGACCTCCAGCGCCAGCAACCCGCACCCGGCGCTCGGCATCTGCATCAACGGCCGGTCCGACCTGCCGGGGCCGCTGTGCCAGGCGCTCGTCGACTACAACGGCGTCTTCCACGTCATCTCCGCCGGCCGGTGCAACCACGCCGGGGTCAGCGGCGGCAGCGGGCCGATCCCGGCCGGGGACGGCAACACCCTGATGATCGGGTGGGAGATCGACTACAACGGCGTCAACCAGGAGATGACCGCCGCGCAGTACAACGCGTCGCTCGCCGCCACCGCCGCCGTGCTCACCCGGCTCGGCCGGGACAGCAGCTACGCCCGGGGCCACCGGGAGACCAGCACCACCGGCAAGATCGACCCGTCCTTCATCGACCTGAACGTCATGCGCGCCGACGTGGCGGCGAGGATGGCCGGCGGCGGCACCGCCTGGTCCTCCACCGTGGACAACACCACCAGCGGCCGGTTCACCGCCAGCGCCAACTGGGGCGTGTCGTCGTACTCCAGTCAGCGCTACGGCGCCGACTACCGGTACGCGGACCCGGTCGCCGCCAGCGATGTCGCCTGGTACCGGTTCAACGTCCCGGCCACCGCCAACTACCGCGTCGAGGCCTGGTGGCCGGCGAACTCGGGCTACAACAGCGCGGCGCCCTACATCGTCGCCACCAGTACCGGCAACCAGACCGTCCGCGTCGACCAGCGGGCCACCGGCGGGCAGTGGCGCATCCTCGGCACGTTCACACTCCCGGCGGGCGACGCCAACCGGGTGGGCGTGAGCCGGTGGAGCAACGCCACCGGCCTGGTCGTCGCCGACGCCGTACGCCTCACCCGCGTCTGA